One Mya arenaria isolate MELC-2E11 chromosome 7, ASM2691426v1 genomic window carries:
- the LOC128239982 gene encoding ribosome biogenesis protein SLX9 homolog, which translates to MGKVKRQRQKVHNAAVKVKQPESSKSKVPKSILKDLPAGLTHADVQKSSLFDSIDLSKYNITTKLPEFDARSTLSSKSLKGLSLKKKEKQKLRHELWIQKLSAIDAAKQKEKEKKRKEQTPVVGDIGALADALPTLDLLLKESAGTKSASNEPKKPKGIQKEKKRRKQMLADIAVFQKVISHPSFKENPTATISDHLQERHKQEEMDT; encoded by the exons ATGGGCAAAGTTAAACGTCAAAGGCAGAAGGTACACAATGCAGCAGTTAAGGTGAAACAGCCGGAGAGTTCAAAGAGCAAGGTTCCAAAGTCTATTTTGAAG GACCTTCCAGCTGGTCTGACCCACGCTGATGTACAGAAATCCAGCCTATTTGACAGCATTGACTTGAGTAAATACAACATCACAACCAAACTGCCAGAGTTTGACGCCAGAAGTACCCTCTCATCAAAATCTCTGAAAGGCCTCAGCTTGAAGAAGAAGGAAAAGCAGAAGTTGAGACATGAGCTGTGGATACAGA AGCTTAGTGCAATAGACGCTGCCAAACAAAAGGAAAAGGAAAAGAAACGTAAGGAACAGACACCAGTTGTTGGGGACATTGGAGCACTGGCCGATGCCTTACCCACACTGGACCTGCTGCTCAAAGAATCTGCAGGGACAAAATCTGCCAG CAATGAACCGAAAAAGCCTAAAGGGATACAGAAAGAAAAGAAACGGAGAAAACAAAT GCTAGCGGACATCGCTGTGTTCCAGAAGGTCATTTCCCATCCATCTTTCAAAGAAAACCCAACGGCCACCATATCTGACCATTTACAGGAGCGCCACAAGCAGGAAGAAATGGACACCTAA
- the LOC128241196 gene encoding uncharacterized protein LOC128241196, whose amino-acid sequence MASNKVLVNFLSVEDLQTIPNIGPRLASTIVDLREHYGNLTPESLQTMLRHKLPDTVMQELDFTPNRDLVGNTCPPPLGVQTSHTTPLVSKIETEVDGFETLVASAQKQLNDRIDQLTSMLPSVPQHYKSDHVLPRPSVYNQTNAPVPMAHHYMPTPQQLKPQYPVQQRLDLGRLRESDSDEDAQSASGIPRSYSTRQKKVRMHKSSRLPHSKLLSLHRLDSSTDESDTRQAPMIKSEQVKLHSSLPDKDHISQKHAEYPQEVVQASPHGHSVRKGSHALKDIPKSLVYDGKSSWHSFEMKFQQCAQSFGWSTDDCKLCLLHCLSGKALDKCARLLQCSPKMPYRSLLSKLKERFGSEFPASAQAKFADASQGKGECMEDWADRVQELAAEAFRSLPETFTNQQAVDRFCQGLQDREAGHSTFMRKYTTIEEAMNNIRLFQHSKSAMGKKKSIHKAVDYDEDVANVYAVQNPSGPALDMSVLKRELQSLREEVKRLGEARPTQPRSRQQRFNRPRGTYGCYICDSNSHLIAECPHKKDFKAFVLNAKGSG is encoded by the coding sequence ATGGCCAGTAATAAAGTGCTTGTAAACTTCTTGTCTGTTGAAGACTTGCAGACAATTCCAAATATTGGCCCAAGGTTAGCATCTACTATTGTGGATTTGCGTGAGCATTATGGCAATCTCACACCAGAAAGTTTGCAGACAATGCTTCGGCATAAACTGCCGGACACTGTCATGCAAGAGTTGGATTTCACCCCAAACAGAGACTTGGTCGGCAACACCTGCCCACCTCCTCTAGGTGTACAAACATCCCATACCACCCCTCTTGTTTCAAAGATTGAGACAGAGGTTGACGGGTTTGAGACCTTGGTTGCCTCTGCACAAAAGCAGTTGAATGACCGCATTGATCAACTTACATCAATGCTACCTAGTGTCCCACAGCACTATAAATCTGATCATGTATTGCCACGCCCCAGTGTTTACAATCAGACAAATGCCCCTGTTCCAATGGCCCACCACTATATGCCAACACCACAACAGCTGAAACCCCAGTACCCCGTTCAACAAAGGTTGGACCTGGGTAGACTGCGAGAAAGCGACAGTGACGAGGATGCCCAGTCAGCGTCTGGTATCCCTCGCTCATACAGTACCCGACAGAAAAAGGTACGTATGCATAAAAGCAGTCGGTTACCTCACTCCAAACTCCTGTCCCTTCACCGTCTTGATTCATCTACTGATGAGTCCGACACTAGACAAGCCCCAATGATAAAGAGTGAGCAAGTCAAGTTACACTCCTCCTTACCTGATAAGGACCATATTTCGCAAAAACATGCGGAATACCCCCAAGAGGTAGTACAGGCGTCCCCTCATGGCCACTCTGTGCGCAAGGGTAGTCATGCATTGAAGGATATACCTAAATCTCTGGTATATGATGGTAAATCGAGCTGgcattcatttgaaatgaagttTCAGCAGTGTGCGCAGTCATTTGGCTGGAGTACAGATGATTGTAAACTCTGCTTATTACATTGTTTGTCAGGGAAGGCACTCGACAAATGTGCTCGATTGCTTCAATGCAGTCCAAAAATGCCTTACCGTtctttattgagcaaacttaAGGAGCGGTTCGGCTCAGAGTTTCCCGCCTCTGCGCAAGCCAAGTTCGCTGACGCTTCCCAGGGAAAAGGTGAGTGTATGGAAGACTGGGCAGATAGGGTACAAGAGTTAGCGGCTGAAGCTTTCCGGTCACTGCCGGAGACCTTCACAAACCAGCAGGCGGTAGACCGCTTCTGTCAAGGCCTGCAAGATCGAGAAGCTGGTCATAGCACCTTCATGCGTAAGTATACAACCATTGAAGAGGCCATGAATAACATCAGGTTGTTTCAGCATTCCAAGAGTGCTATGGGCAAGAAAAAATCTATTCATAAAGCAGTAGATTATGACGAAGATGTAGCAAATGTCTACGCCGTTCAGAATCCTTCTGGACCTGCGTTAGACATGAGCGTTCTCAAGAGAGAACTACAGAGTCTGCGAGAAGAGGTGAAGCGGCTTGGAGAAGCTAGGCCCACTCAACCGCGTAGCAGACAGCAGCGTTTCAACCGTCCGCGAGGTACGTATGGCTGTTACATTTGTGATAGTAATTCGCACTTGATCGCTGAATGTCCCCACAAGAAGGACTTTAAGGCGTTTGTTTTAAACGCAAAAGGGTCAGGATAG